Genomic DNA from Streptomyces venezuelae:
TCGCCGACCAGGTTGGAGTTGGCGATGAGGACGCGCGGCGCCCACTCGTGGGTCTGCATGACGCCGACGGGGCGGCCGGACTGGACGAGCATCGTCTCGTCCTGCTTGAGGGTCTTGAGGGTGCGCACCATGGCGTCGAAGGAGCGCCAGTCGCGGGCCGCCTTGCCGGTGCCGCCGTAGACGACGAGCTTGTCGGGGTGCTCGGCGACCTCGGGGTCGAGGTTGTTCTGCAGCATGCGGAGGGCGGCTTCCTGCTGCCATCCCAGGGCGCTCAGTTCCGTACCGCGCGGTGCCCGTACGGGGCGGGGTCCTGACATGGCGATGCCTCCTCGACGGTGTGACCTTGGTGCCCATGACTCAGTGCTGTGACCTTGTTATTCACATCCTGGGGGCCTGAATAGGGCTAGTCAATAGCGAACGAATGCGCGAGTACGCCAGCGGGGTCCCCTCACGGGTGATTGGCTGGATCACATGGGCCACGACGAGGACGACGACCAGACCACGGTTCTCCGCACGGACGCGGCACCCGGGGCCACCCCGGGCGGCGAGGCCGCCGCCCGCCGTGACCGCGCGGTCCGCGCCGCCGTCGAGCAGGGCGTCGTCGGCCCCGCCGCTCCCGTCGCGGGACTTCTCGACGTCACCGGCATCCGCGCGAGCGCCGCCGCCCTGCACGCCGCCTTCGAGGCCGTCGTCCCGCCCGGCACGCCCGTCCTGCACGCCTTCGCGGTGAAGGCGACCCCGCTCGTCCCGGTCCTGCGACTGCTGCGCGCGGCAGGAATCGGCGCCGAGGTGGCGAGCCCCGGCGAGCTGGCCCTCGCGCGGGCCGCCGGCATGCCGCCCAGCGCGACCGTCCTCGACTCGCCCGCCAAGACCCCCGCCGAACTCCGCGAGGCCCTCGCGCTCGGCATCGCCGTGAACGCCGACAACCCGCAGGAACTGGACCGCATCGACGCCATGACCCGGTCGGCGCCGACCGGCTCCCCCGTCGGCATCCGCGTCAACCCGCAGATCGGCGGCGGCGCGATCGGCGCCCTCTCGACGGCGACGGCCACGTCCAAGTTCGGGGTGCCGCTGCGCGACGAGGACGCCAGGGAGTGGGTGGTCAGGGCCTTCCTCGACCGGCCGTGGCTGACCCGCCTGCACGCGCACTCCGGGTCGCAGGGCATGCCCCTGGAGATGATGGTGCGGGGCGTGGCGGCCACGTACGAACTGGCCGAGGAGATCAACGAACGCGCCGGGCGGCGGCAGGTCGACACCGTCGACATCGGCGGCGGCCTGCCGGTCAACTTCGGCTCGGACGACGAGACACCGACCCACGCGCAGTACGCGCGCCGCCTCAAGTCGCGGGTACCGGGGCTGCTCGACGGGCGGTACGGCATCGTCACCGAGTTCGGCCGCTCCCTGCTCGCCAAGCACGGCACGGTGCTCGCCCGCGTCGAGTACGCGAAACGGGCGGGCGGGCGGCCCATCGCCGTGACGCACGCGGGCGTGCAGGTGGCGACGAGGACCGTGTACGCGCCCGCGTCGTGGCCGCTGCGGATCGCCGCGTTCGACGCGAAGGGGCTGCCCAAGAGCGGCCCCGCCGTCGGCCAGGACATCGCGGGACCTGCCTGCTTCGCGGGCGACCTGCTCGCCGAGAACCGTCCGATGCCACTGCTCGAACCGGGTGACTACGTCACCGCGCTGGACACCGGCGCCTACTATTTCGCCCAGCACTATTCGTACAACAGCCTTGCCGGGCCGGGCGTTTACGGCTTCTCCGCGCCCACGGCCGCGGACGGCGTGCGCTTCGCCGTGGTGCGCGAACCGCAGACGCCGGACGAGATCGTGGCGGAGGCGGGCGGCGGAGCGGAACGGGACGCGCTGCGGAATCTCTGAGCTCCAGCCGCGCGCTGCGACGCCTCGGTCGGATGCTCTGACCTTCCTCAACTCCCGCATAGTGACCTGCGTCACGGGCAATACCCCTTCGACCCGCACTCGGTCTCGGGGGAGGCACCTGTGACGACATCCGGCACGTCCACCACCGCATCACCATCACCGTCCGCCGAAGAGGGCCCACTGCGCCGCGCCATCGGCCCCAAGCTGCTGATCCTCTTCGTGATCGGCGACATCCTCGGCACCGGCATCTACGCCACGACCGGCAAAGTCGCCGGGAAGGTCGGCGGCGCGCTCTGGCTGCCGTTCGCCATCGGGTTCGTCGTGGCGATCCTGACCGCCGCGTCGTACGTCGAACTCGTCGGCAAATACCCGAAGGCGGCCGGCGCCGCGCTCTACACGCAGAAGGCGTTCAAGGTCCCGTTCCTCACCTTCATCATCGCCTTCATGGTGATGTGCTCCGGGCTCTCCTCCGCGAGCGCCGCCGCCCGCGCCTTCAGCGGCGACTACCTCGCCGAACTGACCGGCGACGCCCTGCCGCCGACGCTGATCGCCATCACCTTCATCGTGCTGCTCGCGGCGCTCAACATGCGGGGCGTGTCGGAGTCCGTGAAGACCAACGTGGTCCTCACGCTCGTCGAGCTCACCGGTCTCGCGATCATCCTCGCCATCGGGGCGTACGCCGTCATGAGCGGGGACGGCGAGGCGTCGCGCCTCACCGAGTTCGAGTCCGACGGCAGCGGATACGCCCTGATGACCGGTGTCCTCGGTGCCACCGCTCTCGGCTTCTTCGCCTTCGTCGGCTTCGAGGACTCGGTCAACATGGCCGAGGAGACGAAGGACCCGGTGCGCACCTTCCCGCGCGCGATCTTCATCGGCGTCGCGGTCACCGGCACGATCTACGTCCTCGTCGCGATGGTCTCGTCCCTGCTCGTCGACTCCAGGACCCTTGAGGGGTCGAGCGGACCGCTGCTGGAGGTCGTGAAGGCGGGCGGCGTCGACTTCCCGCACAAACTCTTCGCCCTCATCGCCCTGTTCGCGGTCACCAACTCGGCGCTGATCAACATCATGATGGCCTCGCGGCTCTGCTACGGCATGGCCAACGAACGCATCCTGCCGCGCGCGATGGGCCGCGTCCTCTCCGGGCGCCGCACCCCGGTCGTCGGCATCGTCTTCGTCTCGCTCCTCGCCATCGGCCTCGTCTCCACGGGCGAGATCGAGGGCCTCGGCGACACGACGGCGTTCCTCCTCCTGTGCGTGTTCGCGGTGGTCAACGTGGCGGTCCTGGTCCTGCGCCGCGATCCCGTCGGGCACAAGCACTTCCGTACGCCGACCGTCCTGCCGGTCCTCGGCGCCGTCACGGCCCTGGTCCTCGCAAGCCCCCTCGCGGACCGCCCCGCGGAGGTCTACATCCGCGCCGGCGTCCTCGTCGCGATCGGCGTCGCCCTGTGGGGCGTGAACAAAGTGGTACTCCGCGCCCGTGGCGAGGACTGACACCGTCCCGGGGGACGCTTCGATCATGTGATCGGCACATTCGGTCAGCAGTGGGCCCGTCCAGGGCCACGACCGAACGCGTCCCGTCGGGCTCGGACGCATTCCCGCGGAATATGCCCTTTCACCGCGAACCCGGGTTCCCCTGCGTACTTTCCTCTCCACCGGGTGACGGGAGCCGCCCGGTCGGGTGGTGGGGACCACCCGGTTCCACCTGGGGAAGGGGAGGCCGCGTGCCCGGAATCGACGAGTGTCTGTACGAAGCCATGACACTGCCCGGTGCCCGTGGAGCCGCCATCGTCGACTGGACCAGCGGCCTCGCGCTCGGTTCGGTCGGCGACTCCCCGAACGGTGACTACGAGGCGACCGCCGCCGAGACCGCCGAGGTGGCCCGCGCGGCCGCCGAGTACCAGGCGTTCGCACCCGTCGACGACCCGGACGGCGTGAGCGGCCAGGAGGGCACGCCCCGCGAAGGGCTGCCCGTCGAAGACCTCATGCTCACCACCCGGTCCGGCTTCCACCTGATCCGCTACGTGGAGACGACCTTCGACAGCAGCGTCTTCCTCTACCTCTGGCTCGACCGGCACACCGGCAACCTCGCCATGGCGCGGATACGGCTGCGGAGCCTCGCCGAACGGCTGGTGCTGGTGTGAACGGCCTGCGGGCCGCCGCGCCCGCCGAGCCCGCCACCGTCCCGCGGGCCGTCGGCGCCCCCGCCGTCTCGCCCCTCCTGACGCGGCTCGCCGCCGAGCGGGCCACCGGCGCCTTCCTGCGCGCCCAGGGCACCCTCTACCTCGTGGACGGGCGTGTCGTGCACGCCGAGAGCCCCGCGGCGCCGGGCATAGACGTCCTGCTCACGGCCGGTGGCGCCCTGGCCGCACAGGGCTGGCAGGAAGTCCTGTCCACGGCGGGCACCCGGCACGAGGTGGGGCGCGAGCTCGTCGCCAGCGGCCGGGTCACCGCGGGCGAGCTGGAGATGTGCCATCTCGGCGCGCTCTTCGACGCCGCGTTCTTCGTCCTCGGCGCGGCGAGCGGACCCACCCGGTTCCGCTACGGCGTCGCGCACTGGCTCGGCCGGGTCCGCCCGGTCCCCGCCGCCGCCCTCGAACGCGAGACGCTGCGGCGCCGGGCGCTCCTGGACAGCATCTGGCCGCGGCCCGAGGTCGACACCGCGCCCGTCGTGCCCCGCACGCCCGCGCCCGGCCAGACGGTCACCGTGCGCCAGCGTGCGCTGTTGCGCCTCGCGGACGGCATACGGACGCCGACGGCCATCGCCTGGCTCCTCGGCAGGCCCTCGTTCCACACCCTGATCGAGGTCAGGCGGCTGGCCGCCGCCGGGCTCGTGGAGGTCCCGGGGACACCGGAGCGGGAGCCGGTGTCCGTGGCCCTCCCCTTCCCCGCCGCGACGGAATGCGCCGATCCCGACATCGCGCTCCTGCGCCGGGTCCGTGACGCCCTGGAGGCGCTGTGAAACTCCCTGCCGCCCCCTGGGCCGGGACCTCGACCACATGAAGTTCTTCGCGTCCTGGCGGCGCGCAGGGAGGAGAGAGCTGGTGGCTGCCGAAGCCGACGTACTCGGCGAACTGAAACGCCTTCGGACCCGGATTCCCCAGCTCCGCGGCGCCCTGACGGCCAGCGTCGACGGGCTGCTGCTCGCGCAGGACGCCTCCGACGTGGAGGCGGAGGGCGTCTGCGCGCTCACCGCGGCGGCGCTCGGCGTGGCGCTGCGGCTGTCCGACGCCACCCACCAGGGCGGCTTCCGCGAACTGATCATCCGCGGCGAACAGGGCTACGTCGCGACGTACGCGGCCGGTTCGTCCGCCGTGCTCACGCTGCTCGCCGAGCCCCGCATCAACGTGGGCCGACTGCACCTGGAGGCCCGCCGTTCCAGCGCGCTCATCGGAGAGCTGGTCGACGCCGCCGTCGATCGAGCGGAGGAAACCTGACCCATGCCCCCCCACCACACCCTCGTCGTCCCCCTCACCGCGGACGCCCGGCAGACGGAAAGGAAGCACCAAGCACATGACCGACACGGAGACCGCACTCAAGGAAGCGACCACCACGATCGAGGGCGTCATCGGCGCCGCTCTGGTCGACTACACGAGCGGAATGGCCCTCGGCACCATCGGGGGCGGAAAGGACCTGGACCTGTCGGTGGCGGCGGCCGGCAACACGGACGTCGTACGCGCCAAGCTGCGCACCATGGAGATGCTCGGGCTCAAGGACGAGATCGAGGACATCCTGATCTCGCTGGGCACGCAGTACCACCTCATCCGGCTGATGAAGGGCCGCAACAACAACGGCCTCTTCCTCTATCTGGCCCTCGACAAGGACCGCTCCAACCTGGCGATGGCCCGCCATCAGCTCAAACGCATCGAGACCGGCCTGGACGTCTGATGCCCCGCGTCTGACGTCAGGTCGCCTGACGGCGGCGCCGCGCTTCCCCGGGCGCGGCGCCGCTCCCGTGTGTCCGCCTACTCCACGAAGAGTCCGCGTGCCGCCGCCCGTACGTCGAAGTCCTCCAGGCGGGCCTGCGCGTCGGGGAGGTTGTCGCACATGGCCTCCAGGAGGACGCGGCCGAGCAGCATCGGGGCGCAGGCCGTGTCGAAGGCGAGGCCCGTGCCGACGGCGGCGGGGAGGAGCAGGTCGGAGTGGGCGGCGACGGGCGCGAAGGCCGAGTCCGCGACGGTGACGACGGTGAGCCCCGCCGACCGGGCACAGGCGAGGGCGTCGACGACCTCGCGGGGGTGGCGGGGCAGCGCGAAGCAGAGGAGGGCCGTGGCACCGGCGCGGACCGCCGCGTCGATGCGGTCGGCGAGCATCGTGCCACCCTCGTCGAGGAGGCGCACCTCGGGGTGGACCTTGGCGGCGAAGTACGAGAAGCCGTAGGCCTGGGACGCGGCGGCCCGCAGTCCGAGGACGGGCAGGGGCCGGGACGCGGCGAGGAGCCGCCCCGCGCGCTCGACCGGTTCGGGGTCGGCGAGGGCCTCCGCCAGGTGCCTGAGGTTCTCGATCTCCGCGTCGACGGCCTGCTGGTACTCGTTGGCGGCCGTCGCTCCCGACTCCTCCGCGGGGGCCACGTCCCGCAGGTGTCTGCGCAGCGCCGGATAGCCGTCGAAGCCGAGGGCGACGGCGAAGCGGGTGACCGAGGGCTGGCTGACGCCGGCGAGTTCGGCCAGCTCCACGCTGGAGAGGAAGGGCGCGTCGGCGGCCCTGCGCACCATGCAGTGCGCGATGCGCCGCTGGGTGGGTGTGAGCCGGTGGCCCTCGAAGAGCACTTGCAGTCGCGCGGCAGGGCTGTCACTCATGCCGTCCCCCTCATGATGTCCGTACCCGCTGTCGTTCCGGCGGTCGTTCCTGCGTTCTTGCCTGCATCATCCGTCAGCGGCCGGTCCGCGAACTCCGCTTCCACAACGGAGGCGGTGCGTTCGCACCGGGCGCAGAGGGGCGGAGTGGGGCGATCGGAGGCGCCCGGCGGACGGCGCATGCGCTCGGCGTCCGCGATACGAGACGACTTCACTCGCACATCCTCCTCAACCGGACGTTCCGTCTCACTCATCGACCGTTCGCCGCTCGGCGACGCACACCGGAGTGCCGCGAACTATTGACAATCTATTCAGCCAACAAGAACCCTGCATGACGATATACAGCCGGGCAAGATCTCACCCTCGACATGCGGAGTTGACCGGCATGGCAGCTGAAGACCTGGTGGAGCGGCGCTCCATCGACGTCGTCCCGGACGACGAACGGCACGGCACCGCGTTCAGCCAGTTCACGCTCTGGCTCGGCGCCAATCTGCAGATCACCGCGGTCGTCACGGGCGCGCTGGCCGTCGTGTTCGGCGGCGACGTGGTGTGGTCGCTCGTCGGCCTCGTCCTCGGCAACCTGCTCGGCGGCGCGGTCATGGCACTGCACTCGGCGCAGGGCCCGAAGCTGGGGCTGCCGCAGATGATCCAGTCGCGGGCCCAGTTCGGGGTGAAGGGCGCGGTCGTCCCGCTGCTCCTCGTCATCCTGATGTACGTCGGGTTCTTCGCGAGCGGCAGCGTCCTCGCGGGCCAGGCGACGGCGGAGCTGACGCACACGAACGACACCACCGGCATCGTCGTCTTCGCCGTCGTCACGGCGGTCATGGCGGCGGTCGGCTACCGCGTCATCCACGCACTCGGCCGGGTGGCGAGCGTGATCTGCGCGCTCGCGTTCGTCTATCTCGGCATCCGGCTCCTCGACCGCGTGGACGTCGGCGCACTGTTCTCGGACGCCCACTTCGACCTGCCGATGTTCCTGCTCGCCATGTCGCTCTCGGCGTCGTGGCAGCTGGCGTTCGGTCCGTACGTCGCGGACTACTCGCGCTACCTGCCGCGCACCACCTCCGCGAAGGCCACGTTCTGGTGGACGCTGTCGGGGTCGGCGATCGGCTCGCAGTGGTCGATGACGTTCGGGGTGCTCGTGGCCGCCGGCGCGGGGGACGCGTTCCTCGCCAACCAGGTCGGTTACGTCGTCGGCCTGGGCGGCACCGGCCTGATCGCCTCCTTCCTCTACTTCGTGATCGCACTCGGCAAACTGACCATCAACGTCCTCAACACCTACGGCGGCTTCATGTCGATGGTCACGAGCATCAGCGGCTTCCGCGGCCAGAAGGTGCTCGGAGCGCGCGGACGGGCCACGTACATCGCGCTGATCATGGTGGCGGGCACGGCGGTCGCGCTGCTGGGCAAGGACAGCTTCCTGTCGTCCTTCAAGGACTTCCTGCTGTTCCTGCTGACGTTCTTCACGCCGTGGTCGGCCATCAACCTGGTCGACTACTACCTGATCTCCCGCGAGCGGTACGACATCCCCGCCCTGTTCGACCCGCTCGGCCGCTACGGCGCCTGGCGCTGGGACGCCCTGACGGTCTACGGCGTGGGCCTCCTGGCCCAGCTCCCCTTCCTGGTCACCCACTTCTACACGGGCCCCCTGGTCGACCCGCTCGGCGGCGCCGACATCTCGTGGATCGTGGGTCTTGTGGTGCCGGCGGTGCTGTACTGGACGCTGGCCAGGCGGAACCCGCCCGTCCCTGGGGCTGGACCCCGGACGGAAAGGGGGGTTAGCCCCAGCGCCGAGACCCCGTCCGCGCCGTAACGTAAAACCTCATGGAAGCCCGTGACGCCGAACTCAAGAAGGAACTCGACGCCACTCTGCACGCGCGCAGAGAGCTCGGCGAAGAGTACGACTCCGCCTTGGTCGACTCGTTCCTCGGGAAGGTCGAGCAGCGCCTGGACGGCACGATCGACCGCCGCATGCGCCGCCACCTGGCGGAACAGCAGATGGTGGTCGCCCGCGGCGCCCGCTCCCCCGCGAGCGGGGTCGACTCCTGGGCCGAACGCTTCGGTTTCGGCGTCGTCTCGCTGATCCTCGCGGTCCCGCTCTCCGCGATCGCCGTGGTCAACGCGGGCCTGACCGGGCTCTTCGTGTCCTGGGCGGGCATCGTGGGCGTGAACGCGGTGTGCTCGTTCCGCGGCCTGTCCTTCCGGCGCCACCGCGAGGACCGCAAGTCGGAGTGGGACGACTGACCCACGGTCCGGCGTCGGGGATCGTCACCGCGGAGGGCCGCCGCACCCCCGGATGTCCAGGGGGCGGGACGACGGCGGTCCCCCGCGGAAGGACGACGTACCGGGTCAGAGCCGGCCGCGCCCAGGCGTCCACGGACCCGGGAGCCGCTCCGGAGTTCCTGACGCCGACACCGACCAGCATGCCCGCCCCGTGTTAAGCAGGTGCTGCGCGCACGTGACGTCCTCGTGCCACCCGCGTTACCGGGACGCCCGCGTCACCGGGACCGCCCGCGCCACGGGCCCACCCGCGCTACTGCGACTGCTGCTCCGCGAGGAACGCCAGCAGGTCCTGACGGCTGACGACCCCCGTCGGCTTCCCCTCCACCAGCACGATCGCCGCGTCGGCACCACCCAGCACCGTCATCAGGTCAGCCACCGGCTCACCGGAGCCGACCTGCGGCAACGGGTCCGACATGTGCTTCTCCAGCGGGTCGGAGAGCGACGCACGCTGCGCGAACAACGCGTCGAGCAGCTCACGCTCGACCACCGACCCGATGACCTCCGCCGCCATCACGTCAGGGTGCCCCGCCCCCGGCTTCACGATCGGCATCTGCGAGACCCCGTACTCACGAAGGACCTCGATCGCCTCCC
This window encodes:
- a CDS encoding MurR/RpiR family transcriptional regulator; the protein is MSDSPAARLQVLFEGHRLTPTQRRIAHCMVRRAADAPFLSSVELAELAGVSQPSVTRFAVALGFDGYPALRRHLRDVAPAEESGATAANEYQQAVDAEIENLRHLAEALADPEPVERAGRLLAASRPLPVLGLRAAASQAYGFSYFAAKVHPEVRLLDEGGTMLADRIDAAVRAGATALLCFALPRHPREVVDALACARSAGLTVVTVADSAFAPVAAHSDLLLPAAVGTGLAFDTACAPMLLGRVLLEAMCDNLPDAQARLEDFDVRAAARGLFVE
- a CDS encoding purine-cytosine permease family protein, which codes for MAAEDLVERRSIDVVPDDERHGTAFSQFTLWLGANLQITAVVTGALAVVFGGDVVWSLVGLVLGNLLGGAVMALHSAQGPKLGLPQMIQSRAQFGVKGAVVPLLLVILMYVGFFASGSVLAGQATAELTHTNDTTGIVVFAVVTAVMAAVGYRVIHALGRVASVICALAFVYLGIRLLDRVDVGALFSDAHFDLPMFLLAMSLSASWQLAFGPYVADYSRYLPRTTSAKATFWWTLSGSAIGSQWSMTFGVLVAAGAGDAFLANQVGYVVGLGGTGLIASFLYFVIALGKLTINVLNTYGGFMSMVTSISGFRGQKVLGARGRATYIALIMVAGTAVALLGKDSFLSSFKDFLLFLLTFFTPWSAINLVDYYLISRERYDIPALFDPLGRYGAWRWDALTVYGVGLLAQLPFLVTHFYTGPLVDPLGGADISWIVGLVVPAVLYWTLARRNPPVPGAGPRTERGVSPSAETPSAP
- a CDS encoding roadblock/LC7 domain-containing protein; protein product: MKFFASWRRAGRRELVAAEADVLGELKRLRTRIPQLRGALTASVDGLLLAQDASDVEAEGVCALTAAALGVALRLSDATHQGGFRELIIRGEQGYVATYAAGSSAVLTLLAEPRINVGRLHLEARRSSALIGELVDAAVDRAEET
- a CDS encoding diaminopimelate decarboxylase, which codes for MGHDEDDDQTTVLRTDAAPGATPGGEAAARRDRAVRAAVEQGVVGPAAPVAGLLDVTGIRASAAALHAAFEAVVPPGTPVLHAFAVKATPLVPVLRLLRAAGIGAEVASPGELALARAAGMPPSATVLDSPAKTPAELREALALGIAVNADNPQELDRIDAMTRSAPTGSPVGIRVNPQIGGGAIGALSTATATSKFGVPLRDEDAREWVVRAFLDRPWLTRLHAHSGSQGMPLEMMVRGVAATYELAEEINERAGRRQVDTVDIGGGLPVNFGSDDETPTHAQYARRLKSRVPGLLDGRYGIVTEFGRSLLAKHGTVLARVEYAKRAGGRPIAVTHAGVQVATRTVYAPASWPLRIAAFDAKGLPKSGPAVGQDIAGPACFAGDLLAENRPMPLLEPGDYVTALDTGAYYFAQHYSYNSLAGPGVYGFSAPTAADGVRFAVVREPQTPDEIVAEAGGGAERDALRNL
- a CDS encoding APC family permease, yielding MTTSGTSTTASPSPSAEEGPLRRAIGPKLLILFVIGDILGTGIYATTGKVAGKVGGALWLPFAIGFVVAILTAASYVELVGKYPKAAGAALYTQKAFKVPFLTFIIAFMVMCSGLSSASAAARAFSGDYLAELTGDALPPTLIAITFIVLLAALNMRGVSESVKTNVVLTLVELTGLAIILAIGAYAVMSGDGEASRLTEFESDGSGYALMTGVLGATALGFFAFVGFEDSVNMAEETKDPVRTFPRAIFIGVAVTGTIYVLVAMVSSLLVDSRTLEGSSGPLLEVVKAGGVDFPHKLFALIALFAVTNSALINIMMASRLCYGMANERILPRAMGRVLSGRRTPVVGIVFVSLLAIGLVSTGEIEGLGDTTAFLLLCVFAVVNVAVLVLRRDPVGHKHFRTPTVLPVLGAVTALVLASPLADRPAEVYIRAGVLVAIGVALWGVNKVVLRARGED
- a CDS encoding transcriptional regulator; amino-acid sequence: MRAAAPAEPATVPRAVGAPAVSPLLTRLAAERATGAFLRAQGTLYLVDGRVVHAESPAAPGIDVLLTAGGALAAQGWQEVLSTAGTRHEVGRELVASGRVTAGELEMCHLGALFDAAFFVLGAASGPTRFRYGVAHWLGRVRPVPAAALERETLRRRALLDSIWPRPEVDTAPVVPRTPAPGQTVTVRQRALLRLADGIRTPTAIAWLLGRPSFHTLIEVRRLAAAGLVEVPGTPEREPVSVALPFPAATECADPDIALLRRVRDALEAL